A window from Musa acuminata AAA Group cultivar baxijiao chromosome BXJ3-10, Cavendish_Baxijiao_AAA, whole genome shotgun sequence encodes these proteins:
- the LOC135650746 gene encoding remorin 1.4-like, producing the protein MSDIKDASNIEFVTAVGAAAHAVTLQEEEEDLLNQNKTIDQLMHPTAKVKSEREDSMNKPTDSSRLSRWFEAKAGRQSGSSRFERGQRQTGRQNPSTTKPTASFSKKENGGKRTTDSTRMETKVDAWERAKMDKIRKRYDKMKSIILEWQNEKKLKAKRRMERKERDLELRHKRALREHRIEVSRIDKMADGARALAEERKRNGESTTMEKANKMRSTGKVPHTCFCF; encoded by the exons ATGAGTGATATCAAAGATGCCAGCAATATTGAGTTTGTGACTGCAGTTGGAGCAGCTGCACATGCTGTTACTTtgcaggaggaagaagaagatttattGAACCAAAACAAGACAATTGATCAATTGATGCACCCGACAGCCAAAGTTAAAAGCGAAAGAGAAGATAGCATGAACAAGCCAACTGATTCCAGCAGATTATCCAGATGGTTTGAGGCAAAAGCTGGAAGACAATCAG GTAGTAGTAGATTTGAACGTGGACAAAGGCAGACAGGCCGACAAAACCCATCCACCACCAAACCTACAGCATCGTTTTCCAAAAAAGAAAACGGAGGCAAGAGAACAACTGACTCCACTAGGATGGAAACAAAAGTGGATGCATGGGAAAGAGCAAAGATggataaaataagaaaaag GTATGACAAGATGAAGTCCATTATTCTGGAATGGCAGAATGAGAAGAAGCTAAAAGCCAAACGCCGAATGGAACGAAAAGAG AGGGATCTGGAACTCAGACACAAAAGAGCATTACGAGAACATCGAATTGAGGTATCAAGGATTGACAAAATGGCTGATGGAGCAAGAGCCCTTgcagaagaaaggaaaagaaatggtGAATCAACAACAATGGAGAAGGCAAACAAGATGCGATCCACAGGGAAAGTTCCTCATACATGCTTCTGCTTCTGA
- the LOC135651270 gene encoding uncharacterized protein LOC135651270, with protein MLEGKAMIQETDMPVKMQLQAMSCASEALDLFDVLDCKSMAAYIKKEFDLRYGPGWQCVVGSNFGCFFTHKKGTFIYFCLETLYFLIFKGAAA; from the exons ATGTTGGAAGGCAAGGCAATGATTCAGGAGACAGACATGCCTGTGAAGATGCAGCTCCAAGCCATGTCCTGTGCCTCAGAAGCCCTTGACCTCTTTGATGTCCTCGACTGCAAGAGCATGGCTGCCTACATCAAAAAG GAGTTTGATCTTAGGTATGGCCCTGGATGGCAGTGTGTGGTGGGTTCCAACTTTGGGTGCTTCTTCACTCACAAAAAGGGCACCTTCATCTACTTCTGCTTGGAGACACTCTATTTCCTCATCTTCAAAGGTGCTGCTGCTTGA